One segment of Paraburkholderia sp. PREW-6R DNA contains the following:
- the fnr gene encoding fumarate/nitrate reduction transcriptional regulator Fnr, producing the protein MLTPNAVPRSAGAAETALHSSSSRAGRRAPPPRATARTAARCSNCSMRQLCMPQGLAPDELSKLETLICSARSVQRGEALYRSGDRFDNIYAVRSGSLKTLMAHRDGREQVTGLRLAGEALGLDGISEDIHACSAVALEDSTVCIVPYIALKSLCREISSMQERLHKLLGEQIVREAAQMMVLGSLSADERVAAFLLDVSERNGQRGYSSAEFNLRMTREDMGSYLGMTLETVSRTLSRFQKRGLIDTQGKHIRIVDLDGLRQV; encoded by the coding sequence ATGCTCACTCCCAACGCTGTTCCACGCTCCGCCGGCGCCGCCGAGACCGCGCTGCACTCATCGTCGTCGCGTGCCGGGCGCCGCGCGCCGCCGCCGCGAGCAACGGCGCGCACGGCCGCGCGCTGCTCGAACTGTTCGATGCGCCAGCTGTGCATGCCGCAAGGCCTCGCGCCCGATGAACTCTCGAAACTGGAAACGCTGATCTGTTCCGCGCGCAGTGTTCAGCGCGGCGAAGCGCTTTATCGCAGCGGCGACCGCTTCGACAATATCTACGCGGTGCGTTCCGGCTCCTTGAAAACCTTGATGGCGCATCGTGACGGGCGCGAGCAGGTCACCGGTCTGCGTCTCGCTGGCGAAGCGCTCGGCCTCGACGGCATCAGCGAGGACATCCATGCGTGCAGCGCGGTGGCGCTGGAAGACAGCACCGTATGCATCGTGCCGTATATCGCGTTGAAATCGCTGTGTCGTGAAATCAGCTCCATGCAGGAGCGTTTGCACAAATTGCTCGGCGAACAGATTGTCCGCGAGGCCGCGCAGATGATGGTGCTCGGCTCACTGTCGGCGGATGAGCGGGTCGCCGCATTTCTGCTCGACGTGTCGGAGCGCAACGGTCAGCGCGGTTATTCGTCAGCGGAATTCAACCTGCGCATGACACGTGAGGACATGGGCAGCTACCTCGGCATGACGCTCGAAACCGTGAGCCGCACCCTGTCAAGATTTCAAAAGCGCGGGCTAATCGATACACAGGGCAAACATATCCGTATTGTCGATCTGGACGGGTTACGCCAGGTGTAA
- a CDS encoding universal stress protein, which yields MYTRILVAVDGSQTSRRAFDAALALAKAHGAQLQPFYVVENTPIYFEAPGYDPSVLRNRLLEEGKELGAEFAMAMAGQGVKGEMVVGEASSLDDVSTAVLKAAAQFNADLLVMGTHGRRGVQRLILGSVAERCVRQASLPVLLIPSAAGSHQ from the coding sequence ATGTACACACGCATTCTCGTAGCGGTCGACGGCAGCCAGACTTCACGCCGTGCGTTCGATGCAGCGCTTGCCCTTGCCAAAGCGCACGGCGCGCAATTGCAACCGTTTTATGTCGTCGAAAATACGCCGATTTATTTCGAAGCACCGGGTTACGATCCATCCGTGCTGCGTAACCGGCTGCTCGAGGAAGGTAAGGAGCTCGGTGCCGAATTCGCCATGGCCATGGCCGGGCAAGGCGTCAAAGGAGAAATGGTCGTCGGCGAAGCGTCGTCGCTCGATGATGTTTCAACGGCCGTGCTGAAAGCCGCCGCCCAGTTCAATGCCGACCTGCTCGTCATGGGCACACACGGCCGGCGCGGCGTCCAGCGGCTTATTCTGGGCAGCGTTGCCGAACGCTGCGTGCGCCAGGCAAGCTTGCCCGTGCTGCTGATTCCGTCCGCGGCAGGCAGTCATCAGTAA
- a CDS encoding acyl-homoserine-lactone synthase, with amino-acid sequence MQTIRIGMRQEFDNADINEMYRLRARVFHGRLGWDIPTIAGMEIDGYDALGPHYMLIQGDDQQVRGCWRLMPTEGPNMLKDTFPQLLHGAAAPVGRHIWELSRFAIETCADTQTFGFADVTMQAIHELVTFADRMGITRYVTVTTTPIERLLRKTGIEISRLGSPLQIGVERAVALNIAVSPKTRTALFGPMAAAA; translated from the coding sequence ATGCAAACGATCCGGATTGGAATGCGGCAGGAATTCGATAACGCGGACATTAACGAGATGTATCGGCTCAGGGCTCGGGTTTTTCACGGGCGACTCGGCTGGGATATTCCGACAATTGCCGGCATGGAAATCGACGGCTACGACGCGCTCGGGCCGCATTACATGCTGATCCAGGGCGACGACCAGCAGGTTCGCGGCTGCTGGCGCCTGATGCCGACAGAAGGCCCCAACATGCTGAAGGACACTTTTCCGCAGTTGCTGCACGGCGCGGCCGCGCCCGTTGGCCGCCACATCTGGGAACTGAGCCGGTTCGCGATCGAAACCTGCGCCGACACGCAAACGTTTGGCTTCGCTGACGTGACCATGCAGGCCATCCATGAACTCGTCACCTTCGCCGACCGCATGGGCATCACGCGCTACGTGACGGTGACCACCACGCCAATCGAAAGATTGTTGCGCAAGACCGGAATCGAGATCAGCCGTCTCGGGTCGCCGCTGCAGATCGGCGTGGAGCGTGCAGTGGCGCTCAACATTGCGGTGAGCCCCAAAACCCGCACGGCGCTGTTCGGACCGATGGCCGCCGCCGCATAA
- a CDS encoding XRE family transcriptional regulator, translating into MEHLEQQWQSQPTIATRPAEASTGVDRALIIAYRKKKKESQRRFWARFGVTQSRGSRFESGAEIPAPVSILLGLYFTKTVSDSDLHRAERVLYSRDVVTLLNPGQ; encoded by the coding sequence ATGGAACATCTCGAACAACAATGGCAATCGCAGCCCACCATTGCAACGCGCCCGGCAGAGGCGTCCACCGGTGTGGATCGCGCGCTGATCATCGCTTACCGCAAAAAGAAGAAAGAGAGCCAGCGGCGTTTCTGGGCACGCTTCGGCGTCACTCAGTCGCGCGGCAGCCGATTTGAATCGGGCGCGGAGATCCCGGCACCTGTGTCGATCCTGCTCGGCCTTTACTTCACCAAAACCGTGTCTGACTCCGACCTTCACCGCGCCGAGCGCGTGCTGTATAGCCGCGACGTCGTGACATTGCTCAACCCGGGTCAATAA
- a CDS encoding LuxR family transcriptional regulator — protein sequence MAPLHNAADEAEWFGAIAGLAEHWGFDRLLVAMLPRPTMRLEDAYVRSTYAPAWRRTYDDQGLVHIDPTVSHCATRSVPLIWSPDVFTTPQQQSMYEEARAHGLRAGITLPIHGPNQEAGMMCFVNDSSPSNEFWRHIDVALPNLALLRDLVIDTSQRHLNSHAQTLLPKLTPRERECLKWTARGKSTWEISHILNCSEAVVNFHMKNIRTKFGVNSRRAAAVIATQLGLIDPG from the coding sequence ATGGCACCTTTACACAATGCCGCCGATGAAGCGGAATGGTTTGGTGCAATCGCAGGGCTCGCCGAGCATTGGGGATTTGACAGATTACTGGTCGCCATGCTGCCTCGGCCTACCATGCGCCTTGAAGACGCTTACGTTCGCAGCACCTACGCGCCAGCGTGGAGGCGCACCTATGACGACCAGGGGCTAGTCCATATCGACCCGACGGTATCGCATTGCGCAACTCGGTCGGTGCCGTTGATCTGGTCGCCGGATGTCTTTACGACGCCCCAGCAACAGTCAATGTATGAGGAAGCACGCGCGCATGGACTGCGCGCCGGCATTACGCTGCCGATACACGGCCCCAATCAGGAAGCGGGCATGATGTGCTTCGTGAACGACAGTAGTCCGAGCAACGAGTTCTGGCGTCACATTGATGTGGCTTTACCAAATCTCGCGTTGCTGCGCGATCTGGTAATCGATACCAGTCAGCGCCATTTAAACTCGCACGCGCAGACCTTATTACCGAAACTGACGCCCCGTGAGCGCGAATGCCTGAAGTGGACCGCCCGCGGTAAATCCACGTGGGAAATTTCCCATATTCTGAATTGCTCGGAAGCCGTGGTGAACTTCCACATGAAAAATATCCGGACCAAATTCGGCGTGAATTCGCGGCGTGCGGCCGCCGTGATAGCAACGCAACTGGGACTTATTGACCCGGGTTGA